One Aquisediminimonas profunda genomic region harbors:
- a CDS encoding VOC family protein — protein MRIKRFHHVSFDVTDLDATARFASDFGLIEAVRSDSQLFMRTSGGDAFAYVAHKAEHAAFNGFAFEVESESDLAEAVACHGASPIRDLGSPGRGKAVTLTDPNGFAVDLVYGVARRKADEFPAPLVQNSCVRYQRLGRFEPKRKLGPAQLARLGHIGIFVPSFAQSFPWYKGVLGLIPSEIYHVPGKPEAQIISFMRLDRGEERVDHHTIALMQSQSGETACHHISFEVQDFEAQFVAHRYLEDKGYELVWGVGRHPHGSHVFDVWRDPDGNRFETFSDTDLLVASDGTRIWDLHDVEMDIWSSDPPDRYFA, from the coding sequence ATGCGAATAAAGCGATTTCACCACGTCAGCTTCGATGTCACCGATCTTGACGCTACAGCGCGTTTCGCGAGCGACTTTGGCCTGATCGAAGCTGTGCGGAGCGATAGCCAATTGTTCATGCGGACAAGTGGCGGCGATGCCTTTGCCTATGTCGCGCACAAGGCCGAGCATGCCGCCTTCAACGGCTTTGCCTTCGAGGTGGAGAGCGAAAGCGATCTTGCCGAGGCGGTGGCCTGCCATGGCGCCAGCCCCATCCGCGATCTCGGTTCACCGGGCAGAGGGAAGGCTGTCACGCTGACAGACCCGAACGGCTTTGCGGTCGATCTAGTTTACGGAGTTGCGCGCCGTAAGGCCGATGAATTTCCCGCGCCGCTGGTGCAGAATTCATGCGTGCGATATCAGCGCTTGGGCCGGTTCGAGCCCAAGCGCAAGCTCGGACCAGCACAATTGGCGCGGCTCGGCCATATCGGGATTTTTGTGCCCAGCTTCGCGCAGAGCTTTCCCTGGTATAAGGGCGTGCTCGGTCTGATCCCCAGCGAGATCTATCACGTGCCCGGGAAGCCTGAAGCGCAGATCATCAGCTTTATGCGTCTTGATCGCGGGGAAGAGCGCGTCGATCACCACACCATCGCCCTGATGCAGAGCCAGAGCGGTGAGACAGCCTGCCATCACATCAGCTTTGAAGTGCAGGACTTTGAGGCCCAGTTCGTCGCGCACCGCTATCTGGAAGACAAAGGCTATGAACTGGTGTGGGGCGTTGGCCGCCATCCGCATGGCAGCCATGTTTTCGATGTCTGGCGCGATCCGGACGGCAACCGCTTTGAAACCTTCTCCGACACCGACCTGCTGGTGGCCAGCGATGGAACCCGCATCTGGGATCTGCATGATGTCGAAATGGATATCTGGAGTTCCGATCCGCCAGATCGCTATTTCGCCTGA